One stretch of Chryseobacterium sp. LJ668 DNA includes these proteins:
- a CDS encoding YdeI/OmpD-associated family protein, producing the protein MNATFFETPQDFRKWLEKNHKKETEIIVGFYKIGTKKQSITWSEAVDQALCFGWIDSVRRSIDEESYSNRFTPRKPTSIWSAINIQKIEDLTKAGLMQPAGLEAFQLRKENKSRIYSHETENIKLSDEYEKHFKGNKKAWEFFEKQAPSYKKVTIHWIMSAKQEKTQISRLKKTISESEIGRRVS; encoded by the coding sequence ATGAACGCTACATTCTTCGAAACTCCGCAAGATTTCCGCAAATGGCTTGAGAAAAACCACAAAAAAGAAACAGAAATTATTGTCGGATTTTATAAAATCGGAACTAAAAAACAATCGATTACTTGGTCTGAAGCAGTTGATCAGGCTCTATGTTTTGGCTGGATCGACAGTGTTCGAAGATCAATTGATGAAGAAAGCTACAGCAACCGTTTTACCCCTAGAAAACCAACTAGCATCTGGAGTGCCATTAATATTCAGAAAATTGAAGATTTGACTAAAGCCGGTTTGATGCAACCTGCGGGATTGGAAGCTTTTCAACTCAGAAAAGAAAATAAATCCAGAATCTATTCTCACGAAACTGAAAATATTAAACTTTCCGATGAGTATGAAAAGCACTTTAAAGGCAATAAAAAAGCCTGGGAATTTTTTGAAAAACAAGCACCATCTTACAAGAAAGTTACAATTCACTGGATCATGAGCGCCAAGCAGGAAAAAACACAGATCTCACGCTTAAAAAAAACGATTTCTGAAAGTGAAATTGGAAGAAGAGTTTCATAA
- a CDS encoding GNAT family N-acetyltransferase, with protein MIHLKTLNKKGLEDFVASGEFQHHDFIPITKHRAESHIRNPKATDDQTLLILAYDEDQLAGYVGCLPDHFKIDGEIFRYAWLSTLFISDQFRGKKIAQTLLNKAFEEYQGNIALTEFTKEAESLYNKTGLFRYIEPKKGKKYYFRTDLEIIIPLKREKTKPLQPLFKITDSIINTVISTKNIFIKKPDFKFEILDTIDVESKNFIAKFKNNRTAEEINWAIENPWVLEGKTEDKKYLFSSYSQNFRYFWVKIFDKDRNLNICSLLMLRNGHLKIPYLFSESDLSPFLDFLSYFIARNKIKMMTSYQIDLNKKIDSYPSFPKIYQRNIERRYMFHQNLIQNLPEHFNPDFQDGDGDCLMT; from the coding sequence ATGATCCATCTAAAAACTTTAAACAAAAAAGGGCTTGAAGATTTTGTAGCATCCGGAGAATTTCAACATCATGATTTCATTCCCATCACAAAACATCGGGCAGAATCACACATCAGAAACCCTAAAGCAACTGATGACCAGACTCTTTTGATTTTGGCTTATGACGAAGATCAGCTAGCCGGATATGTCGGCTGTCTTCCTGATCATTTTAAAATTGATGGCGAAATATTTCGTTATGCCTGGCTGAGTACACTTTTCATCAGTGATCAATTCCGTGGAAAAAAAATTGCCCAGACTTTGCTGAATAAAGCATTTGAAGAGTATCAAGGTAATATCGCCTTAACCGAATTTACCAAAGAAGCGGAAAGTTTATACAACAAAACAGGATTATTTAGATATATTGAACCAAAAAAAGGAAAAAAATATTATTTCAGAACAGATCTGGAAATTATTATTCCCTTAAAAAGAGAGAAAACCAAGCCGCTACAGCCTTTATTTAAAATTACTGATTCTATTATCAACACAGTCATTTCTACGAAGAATATTTTTATAAAAAAACCGGATTTTAAATTTGAAATTCTTGATACAATTGATGTTGAAAGTAAGAACTTTATAGCAAAATTTAAAAATAACCGAACAGCAGAAGAAATCAACTGGGCAATAGAAAATCCATGGGTTCTAGAGGGAAAAACAGAGGATAAGAAATATTTATTTTCAAGCTATTCTCAGAACTTCAGGTATTTTTGGGTTAAGATTTTTGATAAAGATAGAAATCTGAATATTTGTTCCCTTTTGATGCTTAGAAATGGTCATCTTAAGATTCCATATTTATTTTCAGAATCAGATCTAAGTCCGTTTCTAGACTTTTTAAGCTACTTTATCGCACGGAATAAAATAAAAATGATGACTTCTTATCAAATAGATTTAAATAAAAAAATAGATTCTTACCCGTCTTTTCCAAAAATATACCAGCGAAATATCGAAAGAAGGTATATGTTTCATCAAAATCTCATTCAGAATCTTCCCGAACACTTTAATCCCGATTTTCAGGATGGTGACGGAGATTGTTTGATGACTTAA
- a CDS encoding DUF4256 domain-containing protein, with protein sequence MTSKKYLSERETTELLDILQQRFEKNSKRHPKIDWSKIEDKLKANPQRIWSLNEMEISGGEPDVVDYDKKTDEYIFFDCSAESPKGRRSLCYDREALDSRKENKPQNSVMDVAIEMGIEILDESQYRFLQTLGEFDLKTSSWIRTPKEIRALGGALFCDRRYDTVFVYHNSANSYYAARAFRGVLRV encoded by the coding sequence ATGACATCAAAAAAATATTTATCTGAAAGGGAAACGACAGAACTCCTGGATATTTTGCAACAGCGATTTGAAAAAAACAGCAAACGCCACCCGAAAATAGATTGGTCGAAGATCGAAGATAAACTGAAAGCTAACCCGCAAAGAATTTGGTCATTGAATGAAATGGAAATTTCCGGCGGCGAACCCGATGTGGTAGATTATGATAAAAAAACTGATGAATACATTTTCTTTGACTGCTCGGCAGAAAGTCCGAAAGGCAGGAGAAGCTTGTGCTATGACCGAGAGGCATTAGATTCCCGAAAAGAAAATAAACCTCAAAATTCTGTAATGGATGTTGCCATTGAAATGGGTATAGAAATTCTCGACGAAAGTCAATATCGTTTTTTGCAGACTTTGGGAGAATTTGATCTGAAGACATCAAGCTGGATCAGAACACCGAAAGAGATCAGAGCTTTGGGCGGCGCGCTGTTTTGTGACCGGAGATATGATACGGTTTTTGTATATCACAATAGCGCCAATTCTTATTATGCTGCGAGAGCTTTTCGGGGAGTTTTGAGAGTTTAA
- a CDS encoding polysaccharide deacetylase family protein, with protein sequence MFKKEIIDALAWFENEKFSANFPLDYCLPVYHNVSNEHLPHLKHIIHYKNEKEFEEDLDCLSKNFQWVTFDEFKDYVKGNFKPKRKIALLTFDDGYREFYDVVIPVLEKKGIYAMNFVNPAFIDNKDMMFRCKVSLIKDTLDNLNCDNPSILKLKYHQSKTIEDLSTQFEVDFQDYLEEKKPYLSLDQLHQITSKGFGISSHGMNHPLYHEVPISEQLENTILGYNYMRENGFHYESFAFPFTDFGVEKSFFDELFKNKDIFCTFGSAGVKMDSVSKNFHRIPMETGETASQILKKEIAYFKFKKVLNKNKIIRK encoded by the coding sequence ATGTTCAAAAAAGAAATAATCGATGCGCTTGCGTGGTTTGAAAATGAAAAGTTTTCCGCCAATTTTCCTTTGGATTATTGTCTTCCCGTGTATCACAATGTTTCGAACGAACATCTTCCCCATCTCAAACATATCATCCATTATAAAAATGAAAAAGAATTTGAAGAAGATCTAGACTGTCTTTCAAAAAATTTTCAATGGGTAACGTTTGATGAGTTTAAAGACTATGTAAAAGGAAATTTTAAACCGAAAAGAAAAATTGCCTTACTCACTTTTGACGATGGTTACAGAGAATTTTATGATGTCGTAATTCCTGTTTTGGAAAAAAAGGGAATATATGCAATGAACTTTGTCAACCCTGCTTTTATTGACAATAAGGATATGATGTTTCGCTGTAAAGTGAGTTTAATTAAAGATACATTAGACAATCTAAATTGTGATAACCCCTCTATTTTAAAATTAAAATATCATCAAAGCAAAACCATTGAAGATCTTTCCACACAATTTGAGGTTGATTTCCAAGATTATTTAGAGGAAAAAAAACCGTATCTCAGTTTAGATCAATTGCACCAAATAACAAGTAAAGGTTTCGGGATTTCTTCACATGGGATGAATCATCCGCTCTACCACGAAGTGCCAATTTCTGAACAACTTGAAAATACAATTCTGGGCTACAATTATATGCGGGAAAACGGTTTTCATTACGAAAGTTTCGCTTTTCCATTTACGGATTTTGGGGTTGAAAAGTCTTTTTTTGATGAACTTTTTAAAAACAAAGATATTTTCTGTACTTTCGGAAGTGCTGGTGTAAAAATGGATTCTGTTTCAAAAAATTTCCATAGAATACCAATGGAAACCGGTGAAACGGCTTCTCAGATTTTAAAAAAAGAGATTGCTTATTTCAAATTTAAAAAGGTATTGAATAAAAATAAAATTATCCGGAAATGA
- a CDS encoding M16 family metallopeptidase — protein sequence MNLNMIDRRYKETIHTDTNNYQYTTVTHDENKVRMYTLKNGLKVFLAQNFDAPRIQTFIPVRTGSNNDPSDNTGLAHYLEHMMFKGTSKIGTQNWEKEKVLLDQISDLYEQHKAEQNPEKKKEIYKKIDEISQEASRFAIANEYDKIISSLGASGTNAHTWFDETVYKNNIPNNELEKWLKVEKERFSELVLRLFHTELESVYEEFNRAQDNDSRLVNDELMEALFPNHPNGQQTTLGKPEHLKNPSMKAIHKYFDEYYVPNNYAIVLVGDLDFEKTIQLVDQYFGTIPYKELPQKQEIIELPIEEIVERTVYSPTTPRVQLAWRTDSYGSREAMLADIIANILSNRGEAGLLDLHINQTQKMLWAQAYSLGLKNYGYFSIVAVPKENQTLSEAKEMVLEQIELIKKGDFPDWMLPAIINDFKLQRMKALETASGLANNLFDTYIKGRTWEQELNEMDEYAEITREEVIAFANVFFKNNYVVINKEKGVNDKLLRVDNPGITAIKINREAQSEFLKEIVDEKTADIQPEFIDYQKEISTDVIKDKKISFVKNKYNEIAQIHFIFPFGSDHDRELGISTQILQYLGTEKFSPEDLKKEFFKIGITNDFKTTSDQLHISLSGLEENIKEGIDLLQHWMKNVQPDQEIYNQFVETVLENREAAKKDKNRIMTALTNYTKLGKGSRFLDFLSKDELRNTKVEAFTERIKNLFKFQYQIFFYGKDFEKFKNEIESFIESQSRSIADPKKYPEPETKGDVYFTNYDMVQMEMSKIGKGLHVNIENFGKINVFNEYFGRGLSSIVFQEIRESKSLAYSAYVSYSPNAEIGHPDYITTYIGTQPDKLQIAVDTMTELMEELPEVTTQFENAKNAALKQIASTRITRTNVFFNTLKLQKLGITHDFRKDIYAQIESLNFEDIRQFYQTAIKPVQFNTAIIGKKENLNLEAVEQMGSFKELDLEEIFGY from the coding sequence ATGAATTTAAATATGATAGACAGAAGATATAAGGAAACGATTCATACCGATACAAATAACTACCAATACACTACAGTCACCCACGACGAAAATAAAGTCAGAATGTACACCCTTAAGAACGGATTAAAAGTTTTTTTGGCGCAAAATTTTGATGCACCCAGAATTCAGACCTTTATACCTGTCAGAACAGGGAGTAACAATGATCCTTCTGATAATACAGGTTTGGCGCATTATCTTGAACACATGATGTTCAAAGGAACGTCAAAAATCGGAACACAAAACTGGGAGAAAGAAAAAGTTTTACTCGATCAGATCTCAGATTTATACGAGCAACATAAAGCAGAGCAAAATCCTGAAAAGAAGAAAGAAATTTACAAGAAAATCGATGAAATTTCTCAGGAAGCAAGCCGGTTTGCGATTGCCAATGAATATGACAAGATCATTTCTTCTCTTGGAGCAAGCGGTACCAATGCCCACACTTGGTTTGATGAAACGGTTTACAAAAACAATATCCCGAATAATGAACTGGAAAAGTGGCTGAAAGTAGAAAAAGAAAGATTTTCAGAATTGGTTTTACGCCTTTTTCATACAGAGTTAGAATCGGTTTACGAGGAATTTAACCGTGCTCAGGATAATGACTCGCGATTGGTCAACGATGAGTTGATGGAAGCTCTTTTTCCGAATCATCCTAACGGACAGCAAACAACTCTCGGCAAGCCTGAACATCTCAAAAACCCTTCAATGAAGGCCATTCATAAGTATTTTGATGAATATTATGTTCCTAATAATTATGCAATCGTTTTGGTGGGCGATTTAGACTTTGAAAAAACAATACAGCTTGTCGATCAATATTTTGGAACGATTCCTTATAAAGAATTGCCTCAAAAGCAGGAAATTATAGAGCTTCCGATCGAAGAAATCGTTGAAAGAACAGTTTACAGTCCTACCACACCTCGAGTTCAACTAGCGTGGCGTACTGACAGTTATGGTTCAAGAGAAGCGATGCTTGCTGATATCATTGCTAATATTCTAAGCAACAGGGGTGAAGCAGGTTTATTAGATCTACATATCAATCAGACCCAAAAAATGCTTTGGGCGCAAGCTTATTCATTAGGTTTAAAAAACTACGGTTACTTTTCAATTGTTGCCGTTCCGAAAGAAAATCAGACTTTATCGGAAGCTAAAGAAATGGTTCTTGAGCAAATCGAATTGATAAAAAAAGGAGACTTCCCAGATTGGATGCTTCCTGCCATCATCAACGATTTCAAGCTTCAGAGAATGAAAGCACTCGAGACAGCAAGCGGACTGGCAAATAATCTTTTTGACACCTACATCAAGGGCAGAACCTGGGAGCAGGAACTGAATGAGATGGATGAGTATGCTGAAATTACTAGAGAAGAAGTAATAGCATTTGCCAATGTTTTCTTTAAAAACAATTATGTGGTTATCAACAAAGAAAAAGGGGTCAATGATAAACTGTTAAGAGTTGACAATCCCGGAATTACTGCCATTAAGATCAATCGTGAAGCACAATCTGAATTTCTGAAGGAAATTGTAGATGAAAAAACAGCTGATATTCAACCTGAATTTATTGATTACCAGAAAGAAATATCCACGGATGTTATAAAAGATAAAAAGATCAGCTTTGTTAAAAATAAATATAATGAAATCGCACAGATTCATTTTATTTTCCCGTTTGGCAGTGACCATGACCGTGAATTGGGTATTTCTACTCAGATTTTACAATATCTCGGAACGGAAAAGTTTTCACCTGAAGATCTGAAAAAAGAATTTTTTAAAATCGGTATTACCAATGATTTTAAAACCACTTCAGACCAGCTTCATATTTCGCTCAGCGGATTAGAGGAAAATATAAAGGAGGGTATTGATTTGCTGCAGCACTGGATGAAAAATGTACAACCTGATCAGGAAATTTACAATCAGTTTGTAGAAACGGTTCTTGAAAACCGTGAAGCGGCAAAAAAAGACAAAAACCGCATCATGACAGCTTTAACGAATTATACAAAACTCGGAAAAGGATCAAGGTTCCTGGATTTTCTTTCTAAAGACGAGCTTCGGAATACCAAAGTAGAAGCATTTACAGAACGCATCAAAAACTTATTTAAATTTCAGTATCAGATCTTTTTTTACGGAAAAGATTTTGAGAAGTTTAAAAATGAGATAGAAAGCTTTATAGAATCTCAAAGCAGAAGTATTGCTGATCCGAAAAAATACCCTGAACCTGAAACAAAAGGAGATGTGTACTTTACCAATTATGACATGGTGCAGATGGAAATGAGCAAGATCGGAAAGGGACTTCATGTAAACATTGAAAATTTTGGAAAAATCAACGTTTTTAATGAATATTTCGGGCGGGGTTTGTCATCCATCGTCTTTCAGGAAATTCGTGAGAGCAAAAGTCTGGCTTATTCGGCGTACGTTTCTTATTCGCCAAATGCTGAGATTGGCCATCCAGATTATATTACCACCTACATAGGAACCCAGCCGGATAAATTACAGATTGCAGTCGATACCATGACCGAGCTGATGGAGGAACTTCCTGAAGTGACCACTCAGTTTGAAAATGCAAAAAATGCGGCATTAAAGCAAATTGCCTCTACAAGAATTACAAGAACGAATGTGTTTTTCAACACTTTAAAACTGCAGAAACTGGGAATTACCCATGATTTCAGAAAAGATATTTACGCCCAGATTGAAAGTTTAAATTTTGAAGACATCAGACAATTTTATCAGACTGCAATAAAACCGGTACAGTTCAACACCGCTATTATCGGGAAAAAAGAAAACCTGAATTTAGAGGCTGTTGAGCAAATGGGAAGTTTTAAAGAGCTTGATCTGGAAGAGATTTTTGGATATTAA
- a CDS encoding immunity 22 family protein, whose amino-acid sequence MNTQILDFWVGNFNSEEEFDQFIEEDENYYLNEEDDDNYISKFAESQDTVWFDNDLAEYGFENLSKNIYENFSEYSFADQWLPELVNKINELELKFEINSLLFVSQGQIPKPVSVEAEEFSLVYLGGIQIEY is encoded by the coding sequence ATGAATACACAGATCTTAGATTTTTGGGTAGGGAATTTCAATTCAGAAGAAGAATTTGATCAATTTATAGAAGAAGATGAAAACTATTATCTGAATGAGGAAGATGATGACAATTATATCTCAAAATTTGCGGAATCGCAGGACACCGTTTGGTTTGACAATGACTTAGCTGAATATGGTTTTGAAAATTTAAGCAAGAACATCTACGAAAACTTTTCAGAGTATTCATTTGCTGATCAGTGGCTTCCGGAATTGGTGAACAAAATTAACGAGCTGGAATTGAAATTTGAAATCAACTCTTTACTGTTCGTAAGCCAAGGGCAAATTCCAAAACCTGTTTCTGTGGAAGCTGAGGAATTTTCTTTGGTGTATTTGGGCGGGATTCAGATTGAGTATTAA
- a CDS encoding S46 family peptidase, which translates to MIKRNILIASAFFSFSLGMAQQYGGMWIPTELNEKEMKDLGMKISAKDIFNTQKPSIKDAVVQFNGGCTAEIISPKGLLLTNHHCGYGQIQAHSTVQNDLLSNGFWAKNMGTELPNPGVTVDFIVDIKEVTAQILENTDNLQEPELSKKIANNIEIYKNSQKTESYQSISVKSMYYGNKFYAYVIETYKDVRLVGAPPQSIGKFGSDTDNWVWPRHTGDFSMFRIYADKNNKPAEYSKDNVPYVPKHYLPVSIKDKAENDFTFVFGFPGRTTEYLPAIAVEKLMTEIDPARIAVRDVALKTLDEKMRADDATRIKYASKFASVANYWKKWIGEVEGLKKSNAVQKKVMYEGSLVSKNPQIKPTLDELNKLYKDQAPYALNNAYYSEVIRNAETLMLANLYSNYITSVEAGKMDEKGITAFKNRLTSFYKDYSAELDAKVTAKLLALYANKTAPQFLPADFDKYKNEAQNIIEVEEISKNSIITGRSTVNGAALNADIDKAFSNQDKLIKTIKKDPVYQLFMNMKDMFMKTADPQFTSLQTKIDALQKKYMAQQMSTDKDRKFFPDANSTLRVTYGKVKGSTPKDAVSYDYQTHLAGVMEKYVPGDYEFDVPKKLIDLYDKKDFGNYKDKTGDVPVGFTATNHTTGGNSGSPALDAYGNLVGLNFDRQWEGTMSDINYDPRFSRNIMVDTKYILFIIDKFADSKWLINEMKIVK; encoded by the coding sequence ATGATAAAACGTAATATTCTAATTGCTTCTGCATTCTTCAGTTTTTCTTTGGGGATGGCTCAGCAATATGGCGGAATGTGGATTCCCACTGAGCTGAATGAAAAGGAAATGAAAGACCTTGGGATGAAAATTTCTGCCAAAGATATCTTCAACACACAAAAACCAAGTATAAAAGACGCCGTAGTACAATTCAATGGTGGCTGCACCGCTGAAATCATTTCTCCTAAAGGATTACTTTTAACTAATCATCACTGTGGTTATGGGCAGATTCAGGCACATTCAACCGTTCAGAATGATCTTTTATCAAATGGTTTTTGGGCGAAAAATATGGGAACCGAACTTCCGAATCCTGGAGTGACCGTAGATTTTATTGTTGATATCAAAGAAGTTACCGCTCAGATTTTAGAAAATACAGACAATCTTCAAGAGCCCGAACTTTCAAAAAAAATAGCAAACAATATTGAGATTTATAAAAATTCTCAAAAAACCGAATCTTATCAATCTATTTCTGTGAAGTCGATGTATTACGGAAATAAGTTTTATGCTTACGTCATCGAAACCTATAAAGATGTTCGTCTGGTAGGGGCGCCACCTCAGAGCATTGGGAAATTTGGGAGTGATACCGACAACTGGGTTTGGCCGAGGCATACAGGAGATTTTTCTATGTTCAGAATTTATGCAGACAAAAACAATAAGCCCGCAGAATATTCCAAAGACAATGTGCCTTACGTTCCAAAACACTATCTTCCCGTTTCTATTAAAGACAAAGCTGAGAATGATTTTACTTTCGTCTTCGGTTTTCCGGGAAGAACAACAGAATATCTCCCGGCAATTGCTGTTGAAAAGCTCATGACAGAGATTGATCCTGCAAGAATTGCTGTACGTGACGTGGCTTTAAAAACTCTAGACGAAAAAATGCGTGCTGATGATGCAACACGTATTAAGTATGCTTCAAAATTCGCTTCTGTTGCCAACTATTGGAAAAAATGGATCGGTGAAGTGGAAGGTCTTAAAAAATCAAATGCCGTACAGAAAAAAGTAATGTATGAAGGTTCTTTGGTTTCTAAAAACCCACAGATAAAACCAACACTAGACGAACTCAACAAACTTTACAAAGACCAGGCTCCTTATGCATTAAACAATGCCTATTATTCTGAAGTAATAAGAAATGCTGAAACTCTGATGCTTGCTAACCTTTATTCTAACTACATTACTTCTGTAGAAGCCGGAAAAATGGATGAAAAAGGAATTACAGCATTCAAAAACAGATTGACATCATTTTATAAAGATTATAGTGCAGAATTAGACGCAAAAGTAACTGCAAAACTTTTGGCATTGTATGCTAACAAAACAGCTCCTCAGTTTTTGCCTGCAGATTTTGATAAATATAAAAATGAGGCTCAAAACATCATTGAAGTTGAGGAAATCTCTAAAAACTCTATCATCACCGGCAGATCTACAGTAAACGGAGCCGCTCTGAATGCAGATATAGATAAAGCATTTTCTAATCAGGATAAATTGATTAAAACAATTAAAAAAGATCCTGTTTACCAGCTTTTCATGAATATGAAAGATATGTTTATGAAAACTGCTGATCCACAATTTACCTCTTTACAGACAAAAATTGATGCTCTGCAGAAGAAATACATGGCACAGCAAATGTCTACCGATAAGGATAGAAAATTCTTTCCGGATGCCAACTCAACGTTACGTGTAACATATGGAAAAGTAAAAGGCTCTACGCCTAAAGATGCCGTATCATATGATTATCAAACACATTTAGCAGGTGTCATGGAAAAATATGTTCCGGGAGATTATGAGTTTGATGTACCCAAAAAGCTGATTGATCTGTATGATAAAAAAGATTTTGGAAACTATAAAGACAAAACCGGTGATGTTCCTGTAGGATTTACGGCAACCAACCATACAACAGGCGGAAATTCAGGAAGTCCTGCATTGGATGCATATGGAAATTTGGTTGGATTAAATTTCGACAGACAGTGGGAAGGTACGATGAGCGATATCAACTATGACCCGCGATTCAGCAGAAACATCATGGTTGACACAAAATATATTCTTTTCATCATTGATAAATTTGCTGATTCTAAATGGCTGATCAATGAAATGAAGATTGTGAAGTAA